One window of the Carnobacterium maltaromaticum DSM 20342 genome contains the following:
- a CDS encoding shikimate dehydrogenase, whose product MTERLSGHTELIGLMATPIRHSLSPTMHNEAFAKLGLDYAYLAFEVGTDQLENGIQAIRALGMRGSNISMPNKQVVTKYLDKLSPAAEMVGAVNTIVNDNGILTGHITDGTGFMRGLKQSDVSIIGEKMTICGAGGAATAICIQAALDGVKELSIFNRQDEFFKNAERTVALINEKTDCKATLYDLKDQESLRQQIAESVIFTNATGVGMKPLQDESLITDPTMLRKELVVADVVYVPSETKLLKLAKEQGCKTVNGLGMMLWQGAAAFEMWTGQEMPVEYIRELLFEK is encoded by the coding sequence ATGACAGAAAGATTATCAGGACACACAGAATTGATTGGTTTAATGGCAACACCGATTCGACATAGTTTATCTCCAACAATGCACAATGAAGCTTTTGCAAAATTAGGTTTAGACTATGCGTATTTAGCTTTTGAGGTTGGAACGGATCAACTAGAAAATGGAATTCAAGCGATTCGTGCGTTAGGTATGCGTGGTTCGAATATTTCAATGCCAAATAAGCAAGTCGTTACTAAGTATTTGGATAAATTATCCCCAGCTGCTGAAATGGTCGGTGCCGTTAATACAATTGTGAATGATAATGGTATTTTAACTGGACACATTACAGATGGTACAGGCTTTATGCGTGGTTTAAAACAGTCTGACGTCAGTATCATTGGCGAAAAAATGACGATTTGTGGAGCCGGTGGAGCAGCAACAGCAATCTGTATCCAAGCAGCTTTAGATGGCGTGAAAGAGTTGTCTATTTTTAATCGACAAGATGAGTTCTTTAAAAATGCAGAACGAACAGTTGCCTTAATTAATGAGAAAACGGATTGTAAAGCGACATTATATGATTTAAAAGATCAAGAGAGCTTACGTCAGCAAATTGCTGAAAGTGTTATTTTTACAAATGCAACGGGTGTAGGCATGAAACCTTTACAAGATGAAAGTTTAATTACAGATCCAACTATGTTACGTAAAGAGTTAGTTGTAGCAGATGTTGTTTATGTACCAAGTGAAACTAAATTACTGAAATTAGCGAAAGAGCAAGGTTGTAAAACGGTAAATGGTTTAGGAATGATGTTATGGCAAGGTGCGGCTGCCTTTGAAATGTGGACGGGACAAGAAATGCCTGTTGAATATATTCGAGAGTTGCTTTTTGAAAAATAA